In a single window of the Leptolyngbya ohadii IS1 genome:
- a CDS encoding CHAT domain-containing protein: MRLPFQSLLIALSTFTFTAVPFSMADFAIVAAQTVEERESQGDRLFQQGTQQRAANQLQEAIQSFQQALEAYRSADDRMGEFQVLMDLGSLLTNSGSYSQVASYYEQALEIAKERQDFEAELGVLLNMSIAVSDSDPGRALQLLDQAEAIVQTRIPPETYEAYKVSVMQTRLKIYWQQGDHQQVIQLAQRALEIIRNVISQQEPSGSEPNADSGWKSLEASILSILAQSYQATGQNQLALKTLQEILAIYQQIGSELDQIKALRFIGAYYTNLRQFREAERFFQDGLVIAQRIGDFIAEASLLSSLGTIALNLGEYESAVRYSQQAVAIQRRTGRLVELGSTLMVLASAYNQAGQLQQAISTFQEIVAIGKEVSSSTLELAGLELLAEFYEVSLGQLPQANRYYQQALELARRVDNRSSQVRLTAALGDVYLRSQQYEEANRYYQQALALADANNLIGEKMRILRSLSNLYLTRGETQQGVNSLQEIEDIAQLINDVGQQGSVLLSLGQTYTNLQQYPQAIDSLQKALALARQLGDRPLESSVTHSLSVVYFLTNQNLQSVEYANQTQAIAQQGSNQLLQALSMSIEAQAIAKLGRSTEAEALMFSALDTIESIRLSVLNDDSRVTFLDQYASVSNIAQSFFVSQNKIEKALEVSERGRARVLLELLANSATAANAINQTAEQSIAALPEIDLIKQISREQNATLVEYTFFAGTNDRASLYIYVVQPNGNVQFRSIPVSQANLTELIQNSRTAIGARGRAPATIVPRLTPEVQQQQEAQQRQNLQQLHKLLIEPIAQYLPTNENDRVIFIPQDELFLVPFAALIDANGDYLIENHTILTAPSIQVLDLTHQQRQRLRQANRNQVLVVGDPTMPQVWNPVTDSKTQLPPLPGAEAEAIAIAQEFQTQPLLEGQATETTVKQRMPNARIIHLATHGLLDYGDPQESGVRDFPGAIALAPSTQDDGLLTSAEIFEMNLNAELVVLSACDTGRGRITGDGVIGLSRSLMQAGVPSVVVSLWEVPDEPTAQLMTQFYQNLEQTSDKAQALRQAMLTTMQQYPDPINWAAFTLIGEAE; encoded by the coding sequence ATGCGTCTCCCTTTCCAATCCCTGCTCATTGCTTTATCTACGTTCACATTCACTGCTGTTCCGTTTTCAATGGCTGATTTTGCGATCGTGGCTGCACAAACTGTGGAAGAAAGGGAATCGCAGGGCGATCGGCTGTTTCAGCAGGGTACTCAGCAGCGTGCGGCGAATCAACTTCAAGAAGCAATCCAATCTTTCCAGCAGGCTTTAGAGGCATATCGCAGTGCGGATGACCGGATGGGAGAATTCCAGGTTTTGATGGATTTGGGTAGTCTCTTGACAAATTCTGGAAGCTACTCTCAGGTGGCTTCCTACTATGAGCAGGCATTAGAAATTGCCAAAGAACGCCAGGATTTTGAAGCAGAATTAGGTGTTTTGCTAAACATGAGCATTGCGGTCAGTGACTCAGATCCAGGACGCGCCTTGCAGCTATTAGATCAAGCAGAGGCAATCGTCCAAACCCGTATTCCACCAGAAACATATGAGGCGTACAAAGTAAGTGTTATGCAGACCCGGCTCAAAATTTACTGGCAACAAGGCGATCATCAGCAAGTCATTCAGCTTGCCCAGCGAGCATTAGAAATCATCCGTAATGTGATCTCTCAACAAGAGCCATCTGGAAGTGAACCCAATGCTGATTCAGGGTGGAAGTCTTTAGAAGCAAGCATTCTTTCAATATTGGCACAATCTTACCAAGCTACAGGACAGAATCAATTAGCACTGAAAACACTTCAGGAGATACTTGCAATTTATCAGCAGATCGGAAGTGAACTCGATCAAATCAAAGCATTAAGGTTTATTGGGGCATACTATACTAATCTACGTCAGTTTCGGGAAGCTGAAAGATTTTTTCAGGATGGGCTGGTAATTGCACAAAGAATAGGTGATTTTATTGCAGAAGCCTCTCTTCTAAGCTCTCTGGGAACCATTGCATTGAATTTAGGAGAATATGAAAGTGCAGTCAGGTATTCACAGCAGGCTGTGGCAATTCAGCGACGGACAGGAAGGCTTGTAGAGCTGGGTTCTACGCTAATGGTTCTGGCGTCTGCATATAATCAGGCAGGACAACTTCAACAGGCGATTAGTACCTTTCAAGAAATTGTAGCCATCGGTAAAGAAGTATCCAGTTCAACTCTGGAATTAGCAGGCTTGGAATTGTTGGCAGAGTTTTATGAGGTTAGCCTGGGTCAACTGCCGCAGGCAAACCGCTACTACCAACAAGCACTTGAGCTTGCACGTCGAGTAGACAATCGTTCTTCTCAGGTTCGACTAACAGCAGCACTTGGCGATGTCTACTTACGGTCACAGCAGTATGAAGAAGCAAATCGCTACTATCAGCAGGCTTTAGCGCTCGCAGACGCGAATAATTTGATAGGAGAAAAGATGCGTATTTTGCGCTCTTTGAGTAACTTGTATCTAACTCGTGGAGAGACACAGCAGGGAGTTAATTCTCTACAAGAAATAGAGGATATCGCTCAACTTATCAACGATGTTGGGCAACAGGGAAGTGTCTTGCTTTCTCTAGGACAAACCTATACTAATCTTCAACAATATCCGCAGGCAATAGACTCTCTTCAGAAAGCCCTGGCTCTTGCCCGTCAGTTAGGCGATCGTCCTCTGGAAAGTTCTGTTACCCATTCTTTAAGCGTTGTATATTTCCTGACGAATCAGAATTTACAAAGCGTAGAGTATGCCAATCAAACTCAAGCGATCGCTCAACAAGGAAGTAACCAGCTACTCCAGGCGCTGTCAATGTCAATTGAAGCTCAAGCAATCGCAAAACTAGGGCGATCGACAGAAGCAGAAGCTCTTATGTTTTCTGCGTTGGATACTATCGAATCAATTCGGCTAAGTGTATTAAATGATGACAGCAGGGTTACTTTCCTCGATCAGTATGCATCAGTTTCCAACATTGCTCAGTCGTTCTTTGTATCTCAAAACAAAATTGAAAAGGCTTTGGAAGTTTCGGAACGAGGACGAGCACGAGTGCTGCTGGAGCTGCTAGCAAATTCTGCTACAGCCGCTAATGCTATCAATCAAACTGCTGAACAATCTATAGCCGCATTACCAGAAATTGATCTAATCAAACAAATTTCCCGTGAACAAAATGCAACTCTGGTAGAATACACTTTTTTCGCTGGAACTAATGACCGGGCATCTCTATACATCTACGTCGTTCAGCCCAATGGAAACGTTCAGTTTCGATCGATTCCCGTATCGCAGGCTAACCTGACAGAACTGATTCAAAATAGCCGGACTGCCATTGGTGCAAGAGGTCGAGCGCCTGCCACGATCGTTCCCCGCCTCACTCCAGAAGTGCAGCAGCAGCAGGAAGCACAGCAGCGGCAAAATCTCCAGCAGCTTCACAAACTCCTGATTGAACCGATCGCCCAATATCTTCCCACTAATGAAAACGATCGAGTCATCTTCATTCCCCAAGATGAACTCTTTCTCGTTCCCTTTGCTGCCCTGATCGATGCAAATGGAGATTATTTAATTGAGAACCACACCATCCTGACTGCTCCCTCGATTCAGGTGCTTGACCTCACCCATCAGCAGCGGCAAAGACTGAGACAGGCTAATCGCAATCAGGTACTCGTCGTCGGAGATCCTACCATGCCGCAGGTGTGGAACCCTGTCACCGACAGCAAAACGCAGCTACCGCCGTTGCCCGGTGCTGAAGCAGAAGCAATCGCGATCGCTCAGGAGTTTCAAACCCAGCCCCTTTTAGAAGGTCAGGCAACGGAAACGACTGTGAAACAGCGAATGCCAAATGCGCGAATTATCCACCTAGCAACCCACGGCTTATTAGACTATGGCGATCCGCAGGAGTCAGGAGTGCGAGACTTTCCAGGAGCGATCGCTCTAGCTCCCTCTACCCAGGATGATGGTTTACTTACCTCCGCTGAGATTTTTGAGATGAACCTGAATGCGGAATTGGTAGTGTTGAGTGCCTGCGATACGGGGAGGGGCAGAATTACGGGCGATGGTGTGATTGGACTGTCGCGATCGCTGATGCAGGCAGGTGTGCCCAGTGTTGTGGTGTCGCTTTGGGAAGTGCCCGACGAGCCGACGGCTCAACTAATGACTCAGTTTTACCAGAATCTTGAGCAAACTTCGGACAAAGCACAAGCCCTGAGACAGGCAATGTTGACCACAATGCAGCAGTACCCCGACCCGATTAATTGGGCAGCTTTCACACTGATTGGCGAAGCCGAATAA
- a CDS encoding CHAT domain-containing protein, with translation MDSRFLAALLSLSSIALSIALIPFKAQAQTNQQVPQAIESSSATENPSPVDEAERLFQQGLQQFQANQLQAAYESWQQALTLYRSAEVRQAFPQSRHREAELLQGIGRIYSATGQLQEALKLYEQALSLFREVGDRLSESITLNSMGVTYRNDGKYAQALEHYEQALAISRELGDRPGEGITLNNIGAVHNLSGQYSQALERFQQALAIVRELGDRAGEGRTLSNIGTVYENLGQYPQALQQYEQALAIRQEIGDRLGEGITLNNIGLIYNRLGQYPQALTHYQEALTIRRETGDRVGEAVTLSNMGSVYGDLGQYPQALQAFKESLTIAQELGDRLGEGTTLNNIGWAYNAIGDYSQALTYYQRAIAIRQSIGDQSGEADTLNNLGATFNNLKQYAQALNQFQQSLNIFQKISDRAGEGVALNNIGRTYSQQEQYGKAVEYYEQALAIRTEVGDRPGVGDTLSNIGVALYQTQQYGAAEKVLYQALEVLESLRASELSDAQKVALFDKQRTNYQALQQTLIAQNTPEKMLSALSLSERGRARAFVELLAADLPTDRSSESTSVAPPDISTIQRIASQQKTTLVQYSVIDNELGTALYIWVVNPNGEIQFRAVNLDTASQSLDQLVAKSRISIGARGRSATISSQPTAESLRQKQEEARQNLQQLYRLLIEPIAQYLPANENDRVIFIPQDELFLVPFAALIDANGNYLVQNHTILTAPSIQVLDLTHQQRQRLEQTFHNSDRTLVVGNPTMPEVWNFETGQEIALPPLAGAEQEAITVAQELRTTPLLRGNATETIVKQQMPSARIIHLATHGLLDYGDPQELGVRDLPGAIALGLRIK, from the coding sequence ATGGATTCTCGATTCCTCGCAGCCCTTTTGAGTTTGAGTTCGATCGCCCTTTCGATCGCGTTGATTCCATTCAAAGCTCAAGCACAAACAAATCAGCAAGTTCCTCAAGCGATCGAATCATCATCAGCAACAGAAAATCCTTCTCCTGTCGATGAAGCAGAACGTCTGTTTCAACAGGGATTACAGCAATTTCAAGCTAATCAGCTTCAGGCTGCGTATGAATCCTGGCAGCAGGCACTCACACTGTATCGCTCAGCCGAGGTGCGTCAGGCATTTCCTCAAAGTCGCCACCGCGAAGCGGAACTGTTACAGGGCATTGGCAGAATTTACAGTGCTACAGGTCAATTGCAGGAGGCGTTAAAGCTTTATGAGCAAGCACTCTCCCTTTTTCGAGAAGTGGGCGATCGTTTATCTGAAAGCATAACGCTGAATAGCATGGGTGTGACTTACCGCAACGATGGAAAGTATGCACAGGCGTTAGAACACTACGAGCAAGCCCTGGCAATTTCGCGTGAATTGGGCGATCGTCCTGGAGAAGGGATTACCTTGAATAACATTGGCGCAGTCCATAACCTGAGCGGACAATATTCCCAGGCATTAGAGCGGTTTCAGCAAGCTCTCGCAATTGTTCGTGAGTTGGGCGATCGAGCCGGAGAAGGACGAACGCTCAGCAATATTGGCACGGTTTACGAGAATCTTGGGCAATACCCGCAAGCATTGCAGCAATACGAACAGGCACTCGCCATTCGGCAGGAAATCGGCGATCGATTGGGGGAAGGAATTACGCTAAATAACATTGGCTTAATTTACAACCGACTGGGGCAGTATCCCCAAGCGTTAACTCACTATCAGGAGGCACTGACTATTCGACGTGAAACGGGCGATCGAGTTGGAGAAGCCGTTACCCTGAGCAACATGGGCAGCGTGTATGGTGACCTAGGGCAGTATCCGCAGGCTTTGCAGGCATTTAAGGAATCGCTGACGATTGCTCAAGAGCTTGGCGATCGATTGGGGGAAGGGACAACGCTAAACAATATTGGCTGGGCATATAACGCGATCGGAGATTATTCGCAGGCATTAACGTATTACCAGCGGGCGATTGCTATTCGGCAATCCATTGGTGACCAGTCGGGGGAAGCGGATACGCTGAATAACCTGGGTGCGACTTTCAATAACTTGAAACAATATGCCCAAGCTCTGAATCAGTTTCAGCAATCGCTTAACATCTTTCAGAAAATCAGTGACCGAGCCGGAGAAGGTGTAGCCCTGAATAATATTGGTCGGACCTACAGCCAACAGGAACAATATGGCAAAGCAGTGGAGTACTATGAACAGGCACTTGCCATTCGGACAGAGGTAGGCGATCGACCCGGCGTTGGCGACACGCTATCTAACATTGGAGTTGCCCTTTACCAAACCCAGCAGTACGGCGCAGCGGAAAAGGTGCTGTACCAAGCTCTGGAAGTATTGGAATCGCTGCGGGCGAGTGAACTGAGCGATGCTCAAAAAGTTGCGCTCTTTGACAAGCAACGGACAAATTATCAGGCACTTCAGCAAACCCTGATTGCCCAGAATACGCCTGAAAAAATGCTGTCTGCCCTCAGCCTATCTGAACGAGGACGCGCCCGTGCCTTTGTAGAACTTTTAGCAGCCGATTTACCAACTGATCGATCGTCTGAATCCACTTCGGTGGCTCCACCTGATATTTCTACTATTCAGCGGATTGCAAGCCAGCAAAAGACAACACTTGTTCAGTATTCTGTCATTGATAATGAATTAGGCACCGCCCTTTATATCTGGGTGGTCAATCCCAACGGGGAGATTCAGTTTCGAGCCGTTAACCTTGACACAGCGAGTCAATCCCTTGATCAGTTAGTTGCAAAGAGCCGAATTTCAATAGGCGCACGAGGACGATCTGCCACAATTAGTTCTCAACCTACCGCAGAATCGCTGCGTCAGAAACAGGAAGAAGCCCGTCAGAACTTGCAGCAACTCTACAGGCTCCTTATTGAGCCGATCGCCCAATACCTGCCAGCCAATGAGAACGACCGGGTGATCTTTATCCCGCAGGATGAACTCTTTCTTGTCCCTTTTGCTGCTCTCATCGATGCCAACGGCAATTATCTGGTTCAAAACCACACCATTCTCACCGCTCCCTCGATTCAAGTTCTGGATCTGACCCATCAGCAGCGTCAGCGTCTAGAACAGACTTTCCACAACAGCGATCGAACCCTTGTTGTCGGCAATCCTACAATGCCAGAGGTCTGGAATTTTGAAACTGGACAAGAAATTGCGTTACCACCCTTAGCGGGAGCAGAGCAGGAAGCCATCACAGTCGCCCAGGAACTCAGAACTACACCACTGCTTCGCGGCAATGCCACTGAGACGATCGTTAAACAGCAGATGCCCAGTGCCCGCATCATCCACCTAGCAACCCACGGATTACTAGACTATGGCGATCCACAGGAGTTGGGTGTGAGAGACCTGCCGGGGGCGATCGCCTTAGGATTAAGGATTAAATAA
- a CDS encoding MmcQ/YjbR family DNA-binding protein: MTRDEFNEFCSGLLATSHVVQWGGSDVWKVGGKVFAICGGSDNGLPGITFKTSQGAYEMLREMPRLRPAPYLTSRGLKWIQRYDHPGLTDDELRYYLAESHQMVASGFSQKKRLELGL; encoded by the coding sequence ATGACCCGAGACGAATTTAACGAATTCTGTAGTGGCTTACTTGCCACCAGTCATGTTGTGCAGTGGGGCGGCTCTGACGTCTGGAAAGTCGGTGGCAAGGTTTTTGCTATCTGTGGTGGGAGCGATAACGGATTACCCGGTATTACTTTCAAGACTTCGCAGGGGGCATACGAGATGCTGCGAGAAATGCCCAGACTGCGACCGGCACCTTACCTTACCTCACGGGGGCTGAAATGGATTCAGCGGTACGATCATCCTGGTCTCACGGATGATGAACTGCGGTACTATCTGGCTGAGTCTCATCAAATGGTCGCGTCCGGTTTTTCGCAGAAGAAGCGTTTAGAACTCGGGTTGTAA